gactaaaaaggaaataggccACGTAAATTGAAACAACGAAACTAGTGGAGTAATTATTTTTACGAGATTAGCAATTACTAATATTTATCATTCACGCAGGAGATGTACAAGAAGGGAGGCAGAAAATTCGGGTTTCTGAATTTGGGTGAGTTGGGATGTTTACCTGCCCTAAGAATGCTTAATCCTCCTACCAAAAATGGGTGTTTACAAGAAGCTTCAAAATTGGCGAAATTACATAATCTCGAGCTTAACAATCTTCTCTTAGGAATGCACAAACGATTAGAAGGATTCACCTACTCACTTTATGACTTCAACCGTAGTTTGAAACTGAGGATGAATCATCTCTCCAGATATGGTATGCATTAATTTTACGTCTGATCATCTTACAAATCCTCTTTTGGCTTATAtataaaaaatgtatatataagTCAAAATCAGATGATATTTTAGGGTACAAAAACTTTTGATTTGACTTAGTTTTTTTCTATGTTATTCCTATAATATTTTTTGAAGTCCTGAAGTACTTTTTCTAAAGCAGAACTCCTAACTCTCTCTACATTCTATTTCCGTCATTCGTCTTTTCATATAAAGATGctttcaaattattattttttaaaaggttcAAGGGCATTTCAATCATCATCTTATAAGCACTGCTGAATATCATATTCAACACTTTTATCTAAACAACCAACCGATAAAATCAGTTTTATTTTAATCAGTTAAACTGTTGATTAAGTTGTTTAATTAAGAACTAATCCAAATTGATATTCATGTAGGTTTCAAGGAAGGAAAAAAGGCGTGTTGTGGGACGGGAAGATTTAGAGGAATATACAGCTGTGGAGGAAAGAGGCCAGTAAAGCAGTTTGAGGTTTGTAAAAGCCCAAAAAAGCATGTCTTTTGGGACTCCTATCATCTAACTGAAACTATTTACCAGCAAATGACAGCTGAAATGTGGAATGGGGAGTCCAGTCTCAAGACTTTCTTTCATTCATTTCTATGACTATGAGTAGAGCTATTAAATTTTTCATTTGCTCCATTCTAGGAAATTTTTGTTCTAACATCAGCTGCAATTTCTATCAAAAACAGTTGTAAGACAAGTCATTCAGAAATATAATTCCTCCGAGCCACATTGCTTATATTATTATAATTGTAATATACTATTTCCCAGGGCTGCAATCCATCATTAGTGTATCAGATTCATTTCAGCTTTGTAATGTGATGTAACAATGActaatattacaacaaatactaAATATAAACTCATAACCTTTTTTTGGCCAACAAAAGAAGCATATATTATAGATTACGTGACATTACAAGGAGCAAAGTCTGTTGTTGATTCAGTGTTACAAATATAGGGTTGATCACTAATACCAATTTGCGCTGCATTGCAAAAAAGTACGTTGTTACTATTACAAGTGGTTGCCAATAGGGGTGCTCATAAAAACTcgaaaaatcgaaccaatccGACCAAAAAACCAATGCGTTttaggtttggtttggttttggttttggttttgaattttaaaaaccgatcaaaattggtttggttttggttttaatcaaaaaataac
This sequence is a window from Nicotiana sylvestris chromosome 3, ASM39365v2, whole genome shotgun sequence. Protein-coding genes within it:
- the LOC138888478 gene encoding GDSL esterase/lipase 5-like, whose product is MDEEDAEKTAFITPWGMYYYKMMLFGLRNTVATYMRAMTTIFHDMIHKEIKEMYKKGGRKFGFLNLGELGCLPALRMLNPPTKNGCLQEASKLAKLHNLELNNLLLGMHKRLEGFTYSLYDFNRSLKLRMNHLSRYGFKEGKKACCGTGRFRGIYSCGGKRPVKQFEGCNPSLVYQIHFSFVM